In Vairimorpha necatrix chromosome 8, complete sequence, a single window of DNA contains:
- a CDS encoding putative integrase-like protein, with translation MKIKLDNNERQEVFVFLQTGIVPTRLVERQARGAFRKKAKKFILFEDVIDGITELTRVLNSCGICQSKRNLVTRPVIRIILSKYPRERYVADLIDLRLYHELNEGYKWLLNVVDSFTKFCWTVPLYVKSSISEGNAFETLFRTFNPCFILHTHNGREFVNQVLDDLCQKYEIRHVRGRARCSWIQGQKERCNQIIKWMIASTLRTKNTLGQWTKVREEVTWSYNNLRHSTTRQTPFSLIIMGILDSINSENHEQEFKDEERAEESLSDVLDGNTNEEIQNDFLKFKIGDRVLIRPYLDNNVNTRRHSLYEHLDAEIYVATDIYNLIK, from the exons atgaaaataaaattggaTAACAATGAAAGACAAGAagtttttgtctttttacaGACTGGTATCGTTCCAACAAGGTTGGTTGAAAGACAAGCAAGAGGCGCTTTTAGgaaaaaagcaaaaaaatttatcctTTTTGAGGATGTAATTGATGGTATCACAGAGCTCACG AGAGTTTTGAATAGCTGTGGAATATGTCAATCAAAGAGAAATCTAGTAACTAGACCAGTTATtagaataattttatcaaaatatcCAAGGGAAAGATATGTTGCAGACTTGATTGATCTCCGTCTATATCACGAACTCAATGAAGGATATAAATGGTTATTAAATGTTGTAGATTCTTTTACCAAATTTTGTTGGACGGTACCACTATATGTCAAATCAAGTATTAGTGAAGGGAATGCTTTTGAAACATTGTTTAGGACGTTTAACCCTTGTTTTATACTTCATACTCATAACGGTAGAGAATTTGTAAATCAAGTACTCGACGATTTATGTCagaaatatgaaataagACACGTAAGGGGGAGAGCTAGATGTTCATGGATACAAGGACAGAAAGAACGATGCaatcaaataataaagtgGATGATTGCATCTACTCTCAGGACAAAGAATACTTTAGGGCAATGGACCAAGGTAAGAGAAGAAGTTACCTGGtcatataataatttaagacACTCTACTACGAGACAAACACCATTCTCTTTAAT AATCATGGGCATTCTAGATTCGATTAATAGCGAAAATCATGAACAAGAGTTTAAGGACGAAGAACGCGCTGAAGAAAGTTTATCAGATGTTCTAGATGGCAATACCAATGAAGAAATACA AAAtgatttcttaaaatttaaaataggaGATAGAGTTCTTATAAGACCTTATCTGGACAACAATGTCAATACCAGAAGACATTCGCTTTATGAACATTTAGATGCAGAAATCTATGTTGCAACCGACatatacaatttaataaagtgA